The DNA sequence CGACGTCCGCGACGGCACCGTCACCGTCAAGCTCGCCGGCGCCTGCCACGGCTGCCCCGCCGCCCGCAGCACCCTCCGTCAAGGGCTGGAGGATCAGCTACGCCGGAGCCACCCACAGTTGCGCGCCGTCACCGCTGATCCGAATCGCGGCTGACCCGGGCCGAGCTGCTTCCCCTGGCGTCGCGATCACACATCGCTACCAGCCGTGATGGTGCTCCGTTGGTGCTCGGATGTTCGGAGCTTGACCAGCACACTCGGAACAGGACCAGCGTAGGACGTCCTCAACGGCCGACCGCCGGACCTCAGGATGTCGCATGCCGCTCGCGACACCGCCCTGACCAGCAGATACTCAGCCACTCTTTTCGGCACGTAGCAGCACTCAGCGACACGCCGGAAGTGACGGCTACACGGCGTAGAGAGCATCTGACGGGTTCGGACTACGGATCAGAAGGTTAGGGGTTCGAGTCCCTTCGGGCGCACAAAATCATGAGGGGTCTGACTTGCCGTAATGGCAGTCAGGCCCCTCATTGCATCTGTCCCTTGTGGTCGGTTGGGTGCTCGGTGGGTGCTCGTGCGACGAGCGTCCCTCGCGTCCGGTCCCGTCCGGTGGGCGGCAGTGGCGTCCTCGGGAGCCCGCTCGACTACCACCTCGCCATCGGCATTTATCAACCCGCTGTGTCGCCACTCCTTCACGGGGATCTCGTCGACGACCGGTCGGACCTTGCGTTCCACCACGGGCAGCCCGATTGGTCCGTCGGCGAGCAGCCGGTCCGCCTGGCCGTCGTCGGCGGCCCGAGCGCTCGCCGGCCCCGACCCGGGCCCGACGACGGCGTGCGCTGGTGGCGACCTCGGCGCGGGAGCCGGGCGCTACCGGGACGCCGGAGCAGCGGTCCGGCACTCGACCAGTTCGCCGCCGCAGTCGATGCGAGGCAGGCCGGTCAGCGCCGCTGCCGTCGGTGTGCCCGTCGCCTCCTCGGGACCCGCCGACCTCGTGGTCAAGGCTGGTCAGCGGGCGGGTGGTCGTACCGACAGCTCATGGTGGAAGACGTCGCGGGGGTCCCAGCGCGCCTTGACCTGTTGCAGCCGCCGGTAGTTGGGTCCGAAGTAGACATCGGGCCAGGGGCGGGTCGCGGTGGTGAGATCGATGTCGGGGTAGTTGATGTAGGCTCCGCCCGGGGGTACACCGCCGGTGTCCGCGTACATGTCCCGGTAGAACTCGCGGATCCAGGCCAGGTGTCGCGGGTCCGAGGCCGCGTCGGTCCAACCGGCGAGGTAGAACAGCAGCATGGAGGCGTCCCGGTGGACGTCGGCGGTGGCGGTGGCTGGCACGGCGTTGATCGCGCCGCCGTAGGTGTTGAGGCTCAACGAACCGGCGGGCAGGTCACTGTCGCGGGTGAGGTGGCGGTAGACGACCTGCAAGTGCCGCTCGGTCAGGGGCGCGCGATGGAAGGCGGACTTGACCTTCAACCGCCAGTTCTTGCCGTCGTCGCCGTGGCCGCCGAGGGTCGCGGTCAGCCAGGGCAGCGTTTCCAACGATAGGGTAGGGGTGACGCCGACGCCGTCGCCGAGCGCTCCGACGAGTTCGTCGAGCAGGTGTCGGCTGTCGTGCGGGACCTGGCCGGCGAGGGTGTGGTTGCCGGTCCGCGGACGGAGCAGGACCAGTTCGGCGTACAGGTGTCTGCCGCGGGAGTCGGGTGCGCTGTTGCGGACGCACCAGCGGCCGAAGTTGCCGGCGAGGCGGTGAAAGCCCTGTTCGTCCATGCCGGCCCACGGCCAGGTGACGGTGAAGTCGAGCACCCGCGCGGGTGGGGTGGGCAGCGAGCGGAACCAGTAGCGCGTGACGACGCCGAAGGTCCCTCCGCCGCCGCCGGTGTGCGCCCACCACAGATCGCGGTTCGGGTCTGTCGGCTCCCGGGTGGCGACCACCGCACGGGCGGTACCGTGGCGGTCGACCACGACCACCTCCACCGCGGAGAGGTGGTCCACGACGAGTCCGTGCAGGCGGGAGAGGCGACCGTAGCCGCCACCCGCGATATGACCGCCGACGCCGACGCCCGGGCACGACCCACCGGGAAGGGTCACCCCCCACCCGAGGAAGAGCCTGCGGTACGCCTCGCCGAGCGTGGTGCCCGCCTCGACCGCGAAACCGAACCGTCGAGGGTCGTGGTAGACCTCGGTCAGACCGGACAGGTCGATCACCATCCGGACCGCCGGGTCGTCCACGAAGCCCTCGAAGCAGTGCCCGCCGCCGCGTACCGCCACTCGCCGGCCGGTGCGGACGGCGTCCTGCACGGCCGCCACGACCTGCTCGGTCGAGCCGACCACGCGCACCTCGTCCGGTGTGCCCACGAACCGTCGGTTGCCGCGACGGACGAGATCCGCGTACCGGGGGTCGTCCGGACGTACCCGGACCGGGCCGAACGGGGACGCACCGGCTGCCGTTGCCGCGGCGGCGGCGGGGGACGGATAGAGGACGGCGGCGGAGGCGACCGCGCCGGCACGAAGCACATCTCTGCGACTGGGCGAATCCATGCCCCGATGGTGTCGCCGTCGGGCGGACCGCGTGCAGTAGTTTCGTCACACGAAGTGCCGTGACGAAACTGGAGGCGGCGTGCTCGGTGTCCGGTGTGTCGAGTGCGAGGCGGAGCTGCCCGCCGGCGTCGGCCGAGGGCGTCCGCGCCGCTACTGCTCCCGGCGTTGCCAGGCCCGCGCGTACCGCAGGCGCCGCGAGCACGGCCCCGCCACCACCCTGCGTCGCGTCCCCGCTCTGCCCGCGCCCACCGGCGGTGATCCGCGCGACCGGCTGGTCGCCCTCGCGGTCGAGTTGGCGGACGCCGGGGGTGTGGACGCCGTCTCCATGCGGGTCCTCGCCCGACGCGCCGCCATGCCCGACCACGCCGTGTACCGGCATGTCCGCAACCGGGTGGCCCTCCTCGCCGCGATGGCCGAGCAGGTCATCGCCGCCCGCCCGCCCGGCGCCGCACCATTACCGCGCGATCCGCGTCAACGGCTCGAACGGCTGGCCGGGGACGAGTGGGCGATGTACCGGCGCCATCCCTGGCTGCTGTCCGTCCTCGCCACCGACCGGCCGCCGACCGGGCCGGCGGTCCTCGCCATGGTCGACCGGGTCGTGGCGGCGTTCACCACCGCCGGGTACGACCCCGCCGCGGGGTTCCGCGCCTACCTGGCGCTCAGCGGCTTCGCCCAGGGCATGGCCCTCCTCATCCCGCGCGATCCGGCCGACCACGCCTGGTGGTCGGCGACCCGCAACCGGCTGGAGCGGACCGGCCGGACCCGGGAACGGCCCTGGCTGGCCGCGGCCAGCCAGACCCGACCCGACACCGACCTCGACACCTGGTTCCGGTTCGGCCTGCGCGGGCTGCTCGACGGCCTTTTGGCGGGTGCCCGTTCCACTCACTGATCGCGGGCGGTCGCCTACCGTGCGAAGAGGAGTGGTCCGGGCCGGCACGGTGCCGGCAGCGGTGGACGCGGGGCGATCCGCTACCAGCCGCTCGCCATCACGGACGATGGTGGCCGGGCCCCCGTTGCGGGGCGACCGACCGGACGCCCCGCAACGAGCCGAACAAGCGATCGGTCAGCCGCGGCGCCACTTCTGGTTGGCGCCGCCGTTGCAGGTCCAGAGTTGCAGGACGGCATCGTTGTTCGGGTTCCAGTCCTTGATGTCGACGCACTTGTTGGCCTGCGGGTTGACGAGGTCGCCGGCTCCGCCGAGAACGAATTGTTGGGCCGGGTTGCCAGAGCAGTTGGCGATCTGGATGGCGGCGCCGTCGGAGGTGGAGCCCCAGGCGACATCCATGCACTTGTTGTTCTGGGTGCGCAGGGTGCCGTTGACGAACTCCCAGCGCTGGTTGACGCCGTTCGTGCAGTCCCAGACGATGAGGCGTTGGCCGTCGTTGAAGTTTCCGCCGGGCACATCGATGCACTTGTTGTGCCAGTTGCTGACGATGGCCGAACCAGCAGCCGGGGGCGGCGTGGTGGGCGGCGGGCTGCCGCCGGTGAAGGGCGAGAGGATGATCGCGGCCGAGCGGGGGTCGCCGTGGTGCACCAGGGACTCGAAGCCGCCGACGTCGTCGTAGGCGAAGCCGTACGCCTTGCCGTCGGCCATGTTGGCGTGGATGATCCGCGAGTAGTGGTTGGCCGCGCTGTTGCGGTAGAACTGGTTCGCGTCCAGTACCGGCTCCTGCGACGAGGTGCCCAGGGTGCCTCGGTTCAGCGCCGTGCACAGCGTCCGTTTGATCTCCGGCTCGATGAACGGTGGGGTGTTCGGGGCGTTGAACACCCCGTCGCAGCCCCAGACGTTGGCCGTGCTGGGCTTGGCGACCGTGGCGACCTGGGCGCCTGCCGAGTCGGTGAAGACCATGGTGTTGCCGTTGGTCCGGCCGAAGAAGCGCCGGTTCGGCTCGTTGACGCGGGGCACGACGGTGAGGGTCCGGCTCGTGTAGGCGTTCCACGCTGAGTTGATGTACCCGTCCAGGTAATTGGGGTTCATCAGGCCGGCGTCCATCGCTTTGCCGGGCGCGAGGACCCGCAGGACGGTGCCGTCGGAGCGGGTGTACACGGAACGGGCGAAGTCCGGGTTGTTCCGGATCTGGTTGATCACGTTCTCCCGGCCGTTGGCGACCGGATCGCCGGTGCGGATCGTCCGTCCGTCGGCGCCGGTGACGCTCACCGCGTGCGGGACGGCGAACATGTCCACCTGGGAACTGTTGAGCCACAGGCCCGAGTCGTTGTAGGTGAATTCGGACCAGTCGAACAGGATGTCCCGGTTGGGATCCCCGCCGGCCCAGGGTGCGGGTTGGACGAGGCCGTCGGGGCTGAGGCGGAAGTCCAGCTTCCGACCGAAGGAGAAGTACATCCGGGCCGAGATGAACCGCGGGAATCGTACGGTGACGCTGCCGCCGTTGCTGGGGCCGGGGATGGCGACGTCGGGTGCGGGGGTCGGTGGCAGGCCACCGGCGGGCCAGGCGGAGAACTGTCCGGCCGCGTTGACGTAGCCGAGCCGGCCGCCAGGACGGATGTCCTGTCCGAGGATGTAGAGGAACACCGCCTCGCCGCGACCCGAGTTGTTGACGACGGTGACCGGCAGGAGATCGGGCCCGACTGCGTGCGCCGGACGCGGTATGACGGAGATGGTGGTGGCGGCAGTCACGAACAACGCGGCGAGAACGCCGAGCATGACTCTGAGTTGTCGAAGTGTCGCTGATGTGTGTCGCACGGGCAACTCCTTCACGAGGGCTGAAACACGACGGGCGGGCAGGATGGCCGCGGTCGCGTCAACGGGGCAGTCGATCCGCCCGGCGCTTCGAGAGAGCGCTCTCACACACTGACGGAGTTCGATGTCGAAGTCAACGGGCTCGCTGCTCGTCACCCACGGCCCGGCCCTGCTGGGCCACCGCGCCACGGGCGTGGTGGACCTGGGCCCTCCGCCAGGCCGGGCCGCGCCCGGTGCGCCGAGACGCGGGACAATCAGGTCGAGGTGACCGTCTGCGACAGCATCGCCGAGAGCACGATCTTCGTCCCGCGCACGGCGGATGATCAGGAGAACACCGATGAGTCCGTGAATTCGTACCTACGTGATCTGGGACTGCCGCAGCGGCTGAGCGGCTACCGCTGGTTCCAACGCCCACCCGGCGACCTCACCGTCAAAGACATCGACGAAGCGGTCTACGCGGCGATCAGAGACCTGCCCCGCGATCATCACCCCGCCGAGGCGGTGCCGGCCATCCGCGCGGCCCTCGCCCAGTCGTACGGGCGGTGACTTGGCGACGGGGCGACGGCTGACCCGCTGCTGTGGGCGGCGGTCCCGGATGGCTCGTCGCCCCGTCACCACGTCCCGAGCGGGCTCAGCAGGAACCCCCACCTGCCGCGTTGGGCCTATCGGAACGATTGTGGGAACGGTGGGCATATGAGGAAGCCCCTGGCCCAGGGGGTACCCCGTCGCTCCGTCGGGACTCTCACGATCCCCGCTGGTCCTGGCGCCGACACTCAGACTGGTCACTCGTTCGAGTGAACGGCCGGCTTTTCCGTCACTCGCTGCGAGCTATCGGCCGATCTCGACCAACCGCAGCAGCCCCCCGTCCGCGGTCACACCCCAGATCGCCTCCGCCGCACTGGACGCCTCGTAGAGCCGGTCGAGAGTCGCTGTTTTCACCGTCGCTGGCCCCACCCGACACCCAAAGACCTGGTCATCACCAACCAGCGCGGACCACCGCCGAAATAGCACACCGACAACGCAGCACCATCGGAGCAGCAGATTCCAAATCCTGGGAGGCTCCGTCCAGTCCACGAAGGCGATCAAGGCCGCGACCGGCATCTCCGCTAGCCACGGCCTTGATCGTGAAGTACGCCCGAACGGACTCGAACCGCTGGCCTTCTGATCCGTGGACCGAGTGACCGGGCGACCGGGCCGGCGTCAGTCGACCAGCGTGACCGTGCCGGTGTCGAGGTCGTACCGAGCCCCGACCACCTTGAGGGTGCCGGCGTCCACCCGCTCGGCGATCAGGTGGCTGCGCTGCACCAGCCCCGCGACCTGCGCCCGGACGTTGGCCTGGACGCTGTTCTCCACCACGTCGCCCGGCTGGTCGAGCAGCGGCTCCACCACCGGGCGGAGGCTCTCCACGATCGTGCCGATGTGGCCGGGAGCGGTACCGCCGGTCCGGATGGCGTTGATCGTGGCGCTTACCGCCCCGCACCGCTCGTGCCCGAGTACGACGATCAGCGGGCTGTGGAACTCCTCCACGGCGAACTCGACGCTGCCCAGCAGCAGGTCGTCAACGATGTTGCCAGCGACCCGGTTGTCGAACAGGTCGCCCAGACCCTGGTCGAACAGCACCTCCGGGGCCACCCGGGAGTCGGCGCAGCCCACGATGATGGCGAACGGGTGCTGGCCGGCGGCCAGCCGCTGCAGGGCCGCCATGCTCTGGTGGGGGTGACGGCTGCTTCCAGTGACGAAGCGGTGGTTGCCGTTGCGCAGCCGACGCAACGCCTCTGTCGGGGTGACGGCGGGCGGCTCGGTGGTGCCGGCCAGGGCGGGACGGGCGGCCGTGAGCGTGCCGAGGGCGAGGGCGGCGGCACCACCGGTGGCCAGCAGCGATCGACGGGAAACGGGGTTACGCGACATGGCGATCTCCAGAGAGGTCCTGATGATCACCTGAGAGGCTGATGATGATCACCTGAGAGGGTTGGCACTCGCCTGCTTTCTACCACTCGGAGATCAAGTCGCGGCACCCCCGTCGTCAACTGTTCAGTCAATCGATACGTGCTGATTGTCTGGTCGGTCGATGCATTGACTGTCCAGTCAGCCGATGCGGGCGGATGAGCCCCGGACCAGGACCCGAGACGCGGGCACTGCGGTGCTCCGTGGGTGCTCGGATGTCGGGGTACTGGCACGGACCCATTGGAACTGGGATGGATCTAGACGCCATCCACGACATCGGTAAGTGTCGCTTGAATCCCATACTTGCGGAGACCCGGTCGGACTGGGTCGGACGCGGTTTGACCGGGCTGGACAACTTGCCGATCGGACTACGGATCAGAAGGTTAGGGGTTCGAGTCCCTTCGGGCGCACAAGATCAGGAGGGGTCTGACCTGCCGGAACGGCGGTCAGGCCCTCCTTGTATCTGTCCTCTGTGGTTGGGTGCTCGGTGGGCGCTCGTGCGACGAGCGTCCCTCGCGTCCGGTCCCGTCGGGTGGGCGGCAGTGGCGTCCTCGGGAGCCCGCTCGACTACCACCTCGCCATCGACATTTATCAACCCCGTCGATAGGGTCTCCGGTAGGAAAGTTCGCCGTACGGGAGGTGGGCATGCCCCGACGAAAGCGCGCGATTGCCACCGCGTTGGCCATCGGAGCGACAACGATCGCCCTGGGCGCCACGCCGGCCCACGCCGACCCGGTGGTGCCACGGCACGCCATCGTGATCTGCCAGAGCGCCAGCTTTTACGCCAACTACGACTCCGCCGGCGGTCCGACCGGCCTGAAGCGCACCCTGTTCTACGGCAACAAGATCGGCCATACGCCGGGGGCGCACCCGGTCTACAACGGGTGGGCGGCTTCCTTCGACTTCGGCCCCAACGACTGGGGCTACCTGCGCGCCGAGTGCATCGGTGGGTACGACTCGTGGTGAGCCGGCGTAGCACCCGGGTGACCGCCGGCCTGCTGGTCGCGGTCGTCGCCGCGACACTCGCCATGCCGACCCCGGCGCAGGCCGCCAACGGCACGATCGGGGAGCGGGAAACGGTGTGCGCGAGTGACCTGTTCGTCCGCACTCAGCCCGTCGGCGCCTGGATGGGCACCCTCTATCAGGGTCAGACGTTCCTGGTCGAGGGTCCCCGCAGCGGCGGCTACGTCTACGGGTTTGCCTACGGCCACATCAACCGGCGCGGCTGGGTGCAGGACGGCTGGTTCTGCTGAGCGGGCCTGCTGGCGGGGCAGAGGGCGCTGTGGCGTTGCCGGATCGGTGGACGGGTTGAATCCGTGTCGGGTCAGCGGTCAGATCGCTCGGGCGAGTTCGGTGAACGCGGCGGCGATGCGTCCTGCCGGCGGGACGTCGACAGCGAGCTCGTAGCGGCCGTGGCGGAGGTTCTGCAGAAGGCGTGTCCGGCGATGATGATCTGTGCTGTCTTGTCTGTCCGTAGGCCGCGCATCGGTCTCAACCGGTGTTTCAGCCGACCGTGATCGGCCTCGATCGGATTGTTCGCGTACCGCTCGACGTGGTGCCATGCCTGCGGGATCAGCTCGTCGAGCACCCTGGGGTAGACCGGCG is a window from the Micromonospora sp. DSM 45708 genome containing:
- a CDS encoding TetR/AcrR family transcriptional regulator, which gives rise to MLGVRCVECEAELPAGVGRGRPRRYCSRRCQARAYRRRREHGPATTLRRVPALPAPTGGDPRDRLVALAVELADAGGVDAVSMRVLARRAAMPDHAVYRHVRNRVALLAAMAEQVIAARPPGAAPLPRDPRQRLERLAGDEWAMYRRHPWLLSVLATDRPPTGPAVLAMVDRVVAAFTTAGYDPAAGFRAYLALSGFAQGMALLIPRDPADHAWWSATRNRLERTGRTRERPWLAAASQTRPDTDLDTWFRFGLRGLLDGLLAGARSTH
- a CDS encoding DUF5956 family protein, with the translated sequence MTVCDSIAESTIFVPRTADDQENTDESVNSYLRDLGLPQRLSGYRWFQRPPGDLTVKDIDEAVYAAIRDLPRDHHPAEAVPAIRAALAQSYGR
- a CDS encoding FAD-binding oxidoreductase, with translation MDSPSRRDVLRAGAVASAAVLYPSPAAAAATAAGASPFGPVRVRPDDPRYADLVRRGNRRFVGTPDEVRVVGSTEQVVAAVQDAVRTGRRVAVRGGGHCFEGFVDDPAVRMVIDLSGLTEVYHDPRRFGFAVEAGTTLGEAYRRLFLGWGVTLPGGSCPGVGVGGHIAGGGYGRLSRLHGLVVDHLSAVEVVVVDRHGTARAVVATREPTDPNRDLWWAHTGGGGGTFGVVTRYWFRSLPTPPARVLDFTVTWPWAGMDEQGFHRLAGNFGRWCVRNSAPDSRGRHLYAELVLLRPRTGNHTLAGQVPHDSRHLLDELVGALGDGVGVTPTLSLETLPWLTATLGGHGDDGKNWRLKVKSAFHRAPLTERHLQVVYRHLTRDSDLPAGSLSLNTYGGAINAVPATATADVHRDASMLLFYLAGWTDAASDPRHLAWIREFYRDMYADTGGVPPGGAYINYPDIDLTTATRPWPDVYFGPNYRRLQQVKARWDPRDVFHHELSVRPPAR
- a CDS encoding carbonic anhydrase translates to MSRNPVSRRSLLATGGAAALALGTLTAARPALAGTTEPPAVTPTEALRRLRNGNHRFVTGSSRHPHQSMAALQRLAAGQHPFAIIVGCADSRVAPEVLFDQGLGDLFDNRVAGNIVDDLLLGSVEFAVEEFHSPLIVVLGHERCGAVSATINAIRTGGTAPGHIGTIVESLRPVVEPLLDQPGDVVENSVQANVRAQVAGLVQRSHLIAERVDAGTLKVVGARYDLDTGTVTLVD
- a CDS encoding beta-1,3-glucanase family protein, whose translation is MLGVLAALFVTAATTISVIPRPAHAVGPDLLPVTVVNNSGRGEAVFLYILGQDIRPGGRLGYVNAAGQFSAWPAGGLPPTPAPDVAIPGPSNGGSVTVRFPRFISARMYFSFGRKLDFRLSPDGLVQPAPWAGGDPNRDILFDWSEFTYNDSGLWLNSSQVDMFAVPHAVSVTGADGRTIRTGDPVANGRENVINQIRNNPDFARSVYTRSDGTVLRVLAPGKAMDAGLMNPNYLDGYINSAWNAYTSRTLTVVPRVNEPNRRFFGRTNGNTMVFTDSAGAQVATVAKPSTANVWGCDGVFNAPNTPPFIEPEIKRTLCTALNRGTLGTSSQEPVLDANQFYRNSAANHYSRIIHANMADGKAYGFAYDDVGGFESLVHHGDPRSAAIILSPFTGGSPPPTTPPPAAGSAIVSNWHNKCIDVPGGNFNDGQRLIVWDCTNGVNQRWEFVNGTLRTQNNKCMDVAWGSTSDGAAIQIANCSGNPAQQFVLGGAGDLVNPQANKCVDIKDWNPNNDAVLQLWTCNGGANQKWRRG